The genomic window CTGCATTATTGAGGAGATCGTCATTCCCTGCCATTTGTAACCTCACCTTTTTATAATCAAAAATAACATGTCAAATGTTTTCGAATAATACACCATTCTCCATCATTGTCCATATGTTCCAGCCTTTTGTTCGGTGGATTATATAAAACCACGCATTCAGAGCAAGCTTTCTATGGGCAATGGATGATGCAATCATCGCTGTGCTTGGTAGATCGACTGAACATCCTGCGCCTCGTTCATGGGCAAAAAATCGACTGAACGACACGCGTCTGAGCCACGTTGTCCAACCCCGTGGCACAGGACGTCACCGGTGCTGATGATGGCGGGGTGCAGCAGCAAAGATTCAGACAGAGACAGAGAAACGCACACAGCATTCGTACCGCAATACGACTCGCAATCCGCCAGCCCAGCACCGTACGGCTTCCTTCCACAGAAATAATAACCGGCCCGCCCAATTCATCTTTTGGGGCCGCCACAACAGTGAATGCAGCATCGGTGTGGAGCCCCATAGCCACAAGACGACTGCGCATCCGCCGACAGCCGCCAATATCCAGAAGCACGGCTTTGTCTCCGACTTTTAAATCTGTGAGTTTCTTTTCATTCATTGAGCGGGGATAATCCCCTTTTGCGACGGGTTCGTCAAATATCCAGACTGGAAATCTTAATGAAAAACATTTTCAGCAGACGGGTTCCTGCTATGCTGTGCGCTCATTGGATTTCAAAGCAACACTATTTATCAGCGAGGTTCACAGAGAATGAGCAGGAACACATCCTTTCACACGGTCGGCGTTATGATGGGGGGGCCTTCAGCAGAGCACGACATATCTATTAAATCAGGACAGGCCGTTTCCGAGGGACTGCGTCACGCAGGCTACGATGTCAGGGACATTGTATTTGATACAGAGGAATTTGATATCCCCGCAGATGTCGAGGCGGTCTTTCCCGTGCTGCATGGAGCGTTCGGCGAAGATGGCGGCGTGCAGCGAATCCTCGAAAAAAAAGGCATACCCTATGTCGGATCAGGTCCGCGCTCAAGCCGGGAGGCCTTCGATAAACGTGCCTCCAAACAGTGTTTCGTAGCGAATCAGATCGCGACACCGGCTTTTGAGTTGCTCAGCAAGGCGTCAGAGCGAACATTGCCCCTTCCGGTCGTTGTAAAACCCTGTCTTCAGGGTTCAAGTCTCGGCGTTTACATCGTTTTCAATGAATCAGAATGGGATAACGCATTCCGTGAAGCACAAAAATATGACGAGGTGATCTTGGTTGAAACCTATATTCCCGGTCGTGAATTCACCGTCGCACTGCTGCAGGGTGAGGCGTTGCCCGTCATAGAAATCGTCGCCCCCGACGGAAACTTTGACTACAAAGCGAAATATACCAAAGGGATGACCCGTTATGACGTTCCCGCTCAGGTCGACGAATCGCTGGCAAAAGCCATGCAGTCCATCGCCATGCACGTCAACCGCACGTTACGCTGCAAGGATTTAAATCGCGTAGACTTCCGTATGAATGAAGCAGACGAACTCTTTGTTCTGGAAAGCAACACCATCCCGGGATTTACCGCTACCAGCCTGCTCCCCATGGCTGCCGGCGCCTCGGGTATTTCATTTCCGGAACTCTGCTCCCGTCTCATTCAGTGTGCGGCTTGTGGAAAATACTAGTTCCCCTCCCAAAACATGCTCGTATCTAATAAAGCAGATCCGGTTGTTTTTCCATGGCCTTTGGCGCGGATAAAAGAACATGCGCCAACATAAGACGACGCTTTTCATTCACCGTATGCAGCGACCCTAAACCGGAAACGCTATGCATGCCCCGCATATGACCTCCACTGGATGAAACACGCATACTGTTCATCGCGAGACGGGACGTATCAATCATGACGGACTGCGTAGAGCGCATCGGAGCCACCTGCTGAACGGGATAGGAAGAGGATGACACATGGGAAGTCTGTCCAACGGGTGATACCGACTCGGTCGAGGCGGCAACTGCATTCTCTGACTCAAAATCAGTATCATACCGGGAAGAAGCGGGAAAAACCGGAGACCCGTCTGCGGCCGCATCCTCGACCTGCCACAACTCTTTAAAAATATCACCAAGATTTGCGGGCGGCTTAGCCGGCGCAGCAGAACGCGCCGGACGTGGTGTTTTTTTTAAGGGAGAAGGCCCCTTCGGTGCCGCCTTTTTCTTATTTTTGGCCGACATGAATTGCCCGGCCAAACCAAGAACAACAAAAAGAAGCCACAGAATCACCTCGAAAGATGATTCTGCCAGAGCAATATGACTGGGAGGCATAACAGACATAATTATTTCTTATCCCGTTTCGGCTGTGATTCATTCGCCGGTGCTTCAGAACCGCCCGCCAGCGATTCCCGCATCGATGTGTCAGCCAGAATGTTCTGCATCCGATAAAAATCCATAACCCCGATATGTCCTTTACGCAGTGCTTCTGCCAATGCCTGAGGCACTTCCGCCTGCGCTTCAACCAGTTTGGCCTGCATTTCCTGAACCCGTGCCACCATTTCCTGTTCTGCCGCGCGAGCCATCGCGTGACGGCCTTCGGCTTCCGCCTGCCGTTGTTTCATATCTGTTTCCGCACGTTCGGCTTCCAAATGCGCCCCCACGTTGGCGATGTTCTGGCATTGCGCCACGCTGACATCTGCAATATCGATGGATACAATTTCAAACGCCGTATGAGAGTCCAACCCGCTGTTCAGCACCTTACGACTGATTTCATCGGGGTTTTCCAACACGTTCTTGTAGGTCAGCGACGAACCTATTGCACTGACTATGCCCTGTCCTACGCGGGCAATGATTGTTTCTTCGGTGGCACCACCGACAAGGCGTTCCAGGTTAGTACGTACCGTGACGCGGGCTTTAACCAGCAGGCGAATCCCGTCTTTTGCCACGGCGTCCAGCATGTTATTGCCTTTCGTCGGATCAGGGCAGTCAATCACTTTAGGCAGCACACTGTATCCCACAGCCTCTTTGACATTACGTCCTGCCAAATCAATGGCGGCCGCTTTTTCAAAATTCAGGGTAATACCCGCTTTATCCGCCGCAATCAGCGCTTCAATCACGTTAATGACATGACCGCCAGCAAGATAATGCGCCTCAATCTGATCCGTCGTGATAACCAGACCAGCTTTCGTGGCGGCAATGCGTGCGTCCACAATCAGTTTGGGCGGGACACCACGTAATTTCATTCCAATTAAATTCACCATACTGACGCTGGCACCTGATAGAAGTGCTTTGAGCCAGACTTTGAAAAAGAACAAAATAGTGAATAACAGGATAAATCCTAAAACGAGAACAACAGCGGCAACAATATTAACAATCATAATTCTTACTCCTTTTGTGGAAATGAGTGTAGTAGACACACCTCGGACATGCCAGTTTTTTTCGGGAAAATATCGGCACCTTACTCTGAACGGCTCAAGGTGTCGACCAGGACTTTAAATTCAGACAGGTTGCGCATGTCATCAAACCCCGGCTGTACGAGCCATCCCAGCGCATTACGCGGGTCAACGAGCAGAACACCCCGTTTCAGCGACTGCATGGCACCCTGCCGATTGCCGGTATGCGACAGTGCTTCGGCCAGTTTGAAGTATACGGGGCCAACATCCGGTGCCTTCTGCTGAAGCTGCATCAATACTCCCACCGCCTTCTTCCATTCCTGCATCTCCAACAACAGATTGGCATATCCCATATAGGCACTGGTATCGTCGGCATGCCGCTTGATATACTTTTCGTAATACATCTGCGCCTCGCTAAATTTTCCCAGCTTTTCGTAGGAGT from Spartobacteria bacterium includes these protein-coding regions:
- a CDS encoding ferrous iron transport protein A, which encodes MNEKKLTDLKVGDKAVLLDIGGCRRMRSRLVAMGLHTDAAFTVVAAPKDELGGPVIISVEGSRTVLGWRIASRIAVRMLCAFLCLCLNLCCCTPPSSAPVTSCATGLDNVAQTRVVQSIFCP
- a CDS encoding D-alanine--D-alanine ligase, translating into MSRNTSFHTVGVMMGGPSAEHDISIKSGQAVSEGLRHAGYDVRDIVFDTEEFDIPADVEAVFPVLHGAFGEDGGVQRILEKKGIPYVGSGPRSSREAFDKRASKQCFVANQIATPAFELLSKASERTLPLPVVVKPCLQGSSLGVYIVFNESEWDNAFREAQKYDEVILVETYIPGREFTVALLQGEALPVIEIVAPDGNFDYKAKYTKGMTRYDVPAQVDESLAKAMQSIAMHVNRTLRCKDLNRVDFRMNEADELFVLESNTIPGFTATSLLPMAAGASGISFPELCSRLIQCAACGKY
- a CDS encoding UPF0365 family protein, which codes for MIVNIVAAVVLVLGFILLFTILFFFKVWLKALLSGASVSMVNLIGMKLRGVPPKLIVDARIAATKAGLVITTDQIEAHYLAGGHVINVIEALIAADKAGITLNFEKAAAIDLAGRNVKEAVGYSVLPKVIDCPDPTKGNNMLDAVAKDGIRLLVKARVTVRTNLERLVGGATEETIIARVGQGIVSAIGSSLTYKNVLENPDEISRKVLNSGLDSHTAFEIVSIDIADVSVAQCQNIANVGAHLEAERAETDMKQRQAEAEGRHAMARAAEQEMVARVQEMQAKLVEAQAEVPQALAEALRKGHIGVMDFYRMQNILADTSMRESLAGGSEAPANESQPKRDKK